TGCCTTTTTGCGGCCCTTGATCATAAGATTGACCCTGCCGTTGAATATCCTGTCTTTCGGGTTGTTTACTTTTCTGATAAACGCTTCTTTTTTCTACCTGGTTTCGCGGATCGTCCCCGGTTTCGAGGTGGTTGATTTCCGGAGCGCTTTTTGGGGGGCTTTATTGTTCAGCTTCATCAGTTTCATTTTAAACGTATTCCTTGGGCCTCAGGGGCATTCCGACCTGCGTTTCTACCGCGGGCCGCAACCCGGGGGGAATAAATACAAGGACGTCATTGACGTGGAGGGCTCAAGCGACTCCGGGAGAAAGGGCGGGGACAGCGCCGCGAAAGTGGCAAAACCATGGATAAAATAAAAAAATATTTTATTACCGGGATAGTATTGATAATACCGGTATACCTGTCTATATACCTTCTGGCGAGCATCTTCATTTTTCTGGATAATCTTCTGGGCCGGTTCATCAATGTT
This portion of the Candidatus Omnitrophota bacterium genome encodes:
- a CDS encoding phage holin family protein, with product MKAFLIKWLVNITALVAVASFVPGISADKWQTVAVAALALGLINAFLRPLIIRLTLPLNILSFGLFTFLINASFFYLVSRIVPGFEVVDFRSAFWGALLFSFISFILNVFLGPQGHSDLRFYRGPQPGGNKYKDVIDVEGSSDSGRKGGDSAAKVAKPWIK